The following are encoded in a window of Paraburkholderia sp. HP33-1 genomic DNA:
- a CDS encoding S-(hydroxymethyl)glutathione dehydrogenase/class III alcohol dehydrogenase, with product MKTKAAIAWKAGAPLTIEEVDLEGPRAGEVLIEVKATGICHTDYYTLSGADPEGIFPAILGHEGAGVIVDVGPGVGTLKKGDHVIPLYTPECRQCKFCLSRKTNLCQAIRSTQGKGLMPDATSRFSLDGKPLFHYMGTSTFSNYIVVPEIAVAKVREDAPFDKICYIGCGVTTGVGAVVYSAKVEAGANVVVFGLGGIGLNVIQGAKMVGADKIIGVDINPGRVELAKKFGMTHFINPNEVENVVDHIVQLTDGGADYSFECIGNVKVMRQALECTHKGWGQSFIIGVAAAGEEISTRPFQLVTGREWKGSAFGGARGRTDVPKIVDWYMEGKINIDDLITHRLPLERINEGFDLMKKGESIRSVVLY from the coding sequence ATGAAGACCAAAGCAGCGATCGCATGGAAAGCCGGTGCCCCGTTGACGATCGAGGAAGTCGATCTAGAAGGTCCGCGCGCCGGTGAAGTCCTGATCGAAGTGAAGGCGACGGGTATCTGCCACACCGACTACTACACGCTGTCGGGCGCGGACCCCGAAGGCATCTTCCCGGCGATTCTCGGCCACGAGGGCGCGGGTGTGATCGTTGATGTCGGGCCGGGCGTCGGCACGTTGAAGAAGGGCGATCACGTGATTCCGCTTTACACGCCCGAATGCCGCCAGTGCAAGTTCTGCCTGTCGCGCAAGACGAATCTCTGTCAGGCGATCCGCTCGACGCAGGGCAAAGGCCTCATGCCCGACGCGACCTCGCGCTTCTCGCTCGATGGCAAGCCGTTGTTCCACTACATGGGTACGTCGACGTTCTCGAACTACATCGTCGTGCCGGAGATCGCGGTCGCGAAGGTGCGTGAAGACGCACCGTTCGACAAGATCTGCTACATCGGCTGCGGCGTGACGACCGGCGTCGGCGCGGTCGTGTACTCGGCGAAGGTCGAGGCGGGCGCGAACGTGGTGGTGTTCGGGCTCGGCGGCATCGGCCTGAATGTGATCCAGGGTGCGAAGATGGTCGGCGCGGACAAAATCATCGGCGTCGATATCAACCCGGGCCGCGTCGAACTCGCGAAGAAGTTCGGCATGACGCACTTCATCAACCCGAACGAAGTCGAGAACGTCGTCGATCACATCGTGCAGTTGACCGACGGTGGCGCCGACTATTCGTTCGAATGCATCGGCAACGTCAAGGTGATGCGCCAGGCGCTCGAATGCACGCACAAGGGCTGGGGCCAGTCGTTCATCATCGGCGTGGCGGCGGCGGGCGAGGAGATCAGCACGCGGCCGTTCCAGCTGGTGACGGGCCGCGAGTGGAAGGGCTCGGCGTTCGGCGGCGCGCGCGGACGCACCGACGTGCCGAAGATCGTCGACTGGTACATGGAAGGCAAGATCAATATCGACGATCTGATCACGCACCGTCTGCCGCTCGAACGCATCAACGAGGGCTTCGACCTGATGAAGAAGGGCGAGTCGATCCGCTCGGTCGTGCTGTACTAA
- a CDS encoding xylulokinase, with amino-acid sequence MSFLGIDLGTGSLKAAIVDEHGHEQAVSSVAYALMTPHAGWAEIDVKTWWNALVDALARLPRELRDGVRAIGFSGQMHGVVLLDANGAAVRRAMLWPDSRALAVLDAWPEPQPNPVAPGMAGPLLRWLVLHEPEAARRTRWALQPKDWLRFALGGACVTDASDACATALADPAGVRDTALLERLEIPREWFAPLAPSYAAAGVLSSQAAQSLGLPAGIVLATGGADTPCAALGSGLVCDGDALLTTGTGGQIVVLANDEPAPLKGLHRYRAASDHWYRMAAMQNVGIALERVRGWLSYEWADAYREAFGDAADASAHAAVHAAPTLTFLPYLTGERTPWLNPQARGGWLGLSFEHTRGAMMRAAFEGVAFSLRAGLDAIRASGAPVTALKLAGGGSVDARWRQLLADALDVELHAVDSPNAAPRGAAILGGLACGHWQMRDLAALAPGATRVAGPRGDAALVERYARFIDLYGRVEPWFGATTPREAK; translated from the coding sequence ATGAGTTTTCTCGGCATCGACCTCGGCACCGGCTCCCTGAAAGCGGCAATCGTCGACGAACATGGACACGAGCAGGCGGTGTCGAGCGTCGCTTATGCGCTCATGACACCGCACGCGGGTTGGGCTGAAATCGACGTAAAGACCTGGTGGAACGCCCTCGTCGATGCCCTGGCGCGCCTGCCGCGCGAGCTGCGCGACGGGGTGCGCGCCATCGGCTTCTCGGGCCAGATGCACGGCGTCGTGCTGCTCGATGCAAACGGCGCAGCGGTGCGGCGGGCGATGCTGTGGCCCGACTCGCGCGCGCTCGCCGTGCTCGACGCGTGGCCCGAGCCGCAACCGAATCCGGTTGCGCCGGGCATGGCCGGTCCGCTGCTGCGCTGGCTCGTGCTGCATGAACCCGAAGCCGCGCGTCGCACGCGTTGGGCGCTGCAGCCGAAGGACTGGCTGCGTTTCGCGCTCGGCGGCGCGTGCGTGACCGATGCATCCGACGCGTGCGCGACCGCGCTCGCCGATCCCGCGGGCGTGCGGGACACGGCGCTGCTGGAACGCCTCGAGATTCCGCGCGAGTGGTTCGCGCCGCTGGCGCCGTCGTATGCGGCGGCGGGCGTGCTGTCGTCACAGGCCGCACAGTCACTCGGCCTGCCGGCCGGTATCGTGCTCGCGACCGGCGGCGCCGACACGCCGTGCGCGGCACTCGGCAGCGGACTTGTGTGTGACGGCGACGCGCTGCTGACGACCGGCACCGGCGGACAGATCGTCGTGCTCGCGAACGACGAGCCCGCGCCGCTGAAGGGCTTGCATCGCTATCGCGCGGCGAGCGATCACTGGTATCGGATGGCGGCGATGCAGAACGTCGGCATCGCGCTGGAGCGGGTGCGCGGGTGGCTGTCGTACGAATGGGCGGACGCTTATCGCGAGGCATTCGGCGATGCGGCAGACGCAAGCGCCCATGCAGCCGTTCACGCCGCGCCGACGCTGACCTTCCTGCCGTACCTGACCGGCGAGCGCACGCCGTGGTTGAATCCGCAGGCACGTGGCGGCTGGCTCGGTCTGTCGTTCGAGCATACGCGCGGCGCGATGATGCGTGCCGCGTTCGAGGGCGTCGCGTTCTCGCTGCGCGCGGGGCTCGACGCGATTCGCGCGAGCGGCGCGCCAGTGACGGCGCTCAAGCTCGCGGGCGGCGGCTCCGTCGATGCGCGCTGGCGACAACTGCTCGCCGACGCGCTCGACGTCGAGCTGCACGCGGTCGATTCTCCGAACGCGGCGCCGCGCGGCGCGGCGATCCTCGGCGGTCTCGCGTGCGGCCACTGGCAGATGCGCGATCTCGCCGCGCTCGCGCCGGGCGCGACGCGCGTCGCGGGTCCGCGAGGCGATGCGGCGCTCGTCGAACGCTATGCGCGTTTTATCGATCTGTATGGCAGGGTCGAGCCGTGGTTCGGTGCTACGACGCCGCGCGAGGCGAAGTAA
- a CDS encoding nucleobase:cation symporter-2 family protein translates to MQANTVHPCDERLPAGQLLTLGIQHVLVMYAGAVAVPLIIGAALKLPKDQVAFLISADLFSCGIATLIQTLGLWIFGIRLPVIMGCTFAAVGPMVAIGTNPSLGILDIFGSTIAAGVIGILLAPAVGKLLRFFPPVVIGVVISVIGLSLMEVGINWAAGGVGNPDYGNPVYLGLSLLVLTLILLINKFARGFVANISVLLGIVAGFVIALLLGRVNMDGVTHAPWVGFVMPFHFGLPHFDPLSIATMVTVMFVTFIESTGMFLAVGDMVDRPVDQKTLVRGLRVDGLGTLIGGIFNSFPHTSFSQNVGLIGVTGVKSRFVCAMGGVILVLLGLFPKMAQVVASVPAFVLGGAGIVMFGMVAANGIKVLSRVDFVRNHHNLFIVAVSIGLGLVPVVSPHFFSQLPPALSPLLHSGILLASVSAVALNLIFNGVKSEKKAKSEIRRAGRDLDKSVGGEAQHSEMLRAADLH, encoded by the coding sequence ATGCAAGCAAACACGGTTCACCCGTGCGACGAGCGCCTACCCGCGGGCCAGTTGCTTACCCTCGGTATTCAGCACGTGCTGGTCATGTACGCCGGCGCGGTTGCGGTGCCGCTGATCATCGGCGCGGCGCTGAAGCTGCCGAAAGACCAGGTCGCCTTCCTGATCAGCGCGGATCTGTTCTCCTGCGGCATCGCCACGCTGATCCAGACGCTCGGACTGTGGATCTTCGGCATCCGCCTGCCCGTCATCATGGGCTGCACATTCGCGGCCGTCGGCCCGATGGTCGCGATCGGCACCAATCCTTCGCTCGGCATCCTCGACATCTTCGGCTCGACGATCGCGGCCGGCGTGATCGGCATTCTGCTCGCGCCCGCGGTCGGCAAGCTGTTGCGCTTCTTCCCGCCGGTCGTGATCGGCGTCGTGATCTCGGTGATCGGCCTGTCGCTGATGGAAGTCGGCATCAACTGGGCAGCCGGCGGCGTGGGCAATCCCGACTACGGCAATCCGGTGTATCTGGGCCTGTCGCTCCTCGTGCTGACGCTGATCCTGCTGATCAACAAGTTCGCCAGGGGCTTCGTCGCCAATATCTCGGTGCTTCTCGGCATCGTCGCGGGCTTCGTGATCGCGCTGCTGCTCGGCCGCGTCAACATGGACGGCGTCACGCACGCTCCGTGGGTCGGCTTCGTGATGCCGTTCCACTTCGGCCTGCCGCACTTCGATCCGCTGTCGATCGCGACGATGGTCACCGTGATGTTCGTCACCTTCATCGAATCGACCGGGATGTTCCTCGCGGTTGGCGACATGGTCGATCGTCCGGTCGACCAGAAAACGCTGGTGCGCGGCTTGCGCGTCGACGGCCTCGGCACGCTGATCGGCGGCATCTTCAACTCGTTCCCGCATACGTCGTTCTCGCAGAACGTCGGGCTGATCGGCGTGACCGGCGTGAAGAGCCGCTTCGTCTGCGCGATGGGCGGCGTGATCCTCGTGCTGCTCGGCCTGTTTCCGAAGATGGCGCAGGTGGTCGCGTCGGTGCCGGCATTCGTGCTCGGCGGCGCGGGCATCGTGATGTTCGGCATGGTCGCGGCGAATGGCATCAAGGTGCTGTCGCGCGTCGACTTCGTGAGGAATCACCACAACCTGTTCATCGTCGCGGTCAGCATCGGGCTCGGCCTCGTACCAGTCGTGTCACCGCACTTCTTCTCGCAACTGCCGCCGGCGCTGTCGCCGCTATTGCATAGCGGGATTCTGCTCGCGTCGGTCTCTGCGGTCGCGCTGAACCTGATCTTCAACGGCGTGAAAAGCGAGAAGAAGGCGAAGAGCGAGATTCGCCGTGCCGGCCGCGATCTCGACAAAAGCGTGGGCGGCGAAGCGCAGCACAGCGAGATGCTGCGAGCGGCGGATCTGCACTGA
- a CDS encoding efflux transporter outer membrane subunit: MQKHSLIAVAVVLLATGCTMAPHYERPAAPVTATFPTGGVYDQQPGASGAHSANGQAAADIGWRDFFVDPRLQQLIEIALKNNRDLRVSVLNMQASAAQYRIVRAELFPTLNAAASQSKSRTPKDLTATGQTISNSYSVGLNASWEIDFFGRVQSLRDQALATYLGTAQARKAAEIALVSQVANQYLTVLELDDLLKVTQNTLVTAQESYRITKLQFDNGTGSELDLRQSQTVVETASANLQSQMRLRAQADNALALLIGEPLPADLAPGLPLSDQSLLTDIPAGLPSDLLTRRPDIMEAEENLLAANANIGAARAAFFPKVTLTGSVGTLSPTLGGLFKPGSAAWSFAPSITLPIFEGGQNIANLNLANIEKNVQIATYEKAIQTAFREVADGLAARGTYDEQIAALERDTAAEQRRLDLSTLRYKSGVDSYLSVLTAQTALYVAQQALVTARMERLQNLVTLYQALGGGWIEHNGEQPRPADAPVDYGAASAPVAASAASAG; the protein is encoded by the coding sequence ATGCAAAAACACTCTTTGATTGCAGTGGCGGTCGTGCTGCTCGCCACGGGTTGCACGATGGCGCCGCACTACGAGCGGCCCGCTGCGCCCGTGACGGCGACCTTCCCGACGGGCGGCGTCTACGACCAGCAGCCGGGCGCGTCCGGCGCGCACAGCGCGAACGGGCAGGCTGCCGCCGACATCGGCTGGCGCGACTTCTTCGTCGATCCGCGTCTGCAGCAGTTGATCGAAATCGCGCTGAAGAACAACCGCGATCTGCGTGTGTCGGTGCTGAACATGCAGGCGTCGGCGGCGCAGTACCGTATCGTCCGTGCGGAGCTGTTCCCGACGCTCAACGCCGCGGCCTCGCAAAGCAAGTCGCGCACGCCGAAAGACCTCACGGCCACCGGCCAGACGATCTCCAACTCGTACTCGGTGGGCTTGAACGCGTCGTGGGAAATCGACTTTTTCGGGCGCGTGCAGAGCCTGAGGGACCAGGCGTTGGCCACTTACCTCGGCACCGCGCAGGCGCGCAAGGCTGCGGAAATCGCACTGGTCTCGCAGGTGGCGAACCAGTACCTGACGGTGCTCGAACTGGACGATCTGCTGAAGGTCACGCAGAACACGCTGGTCACGGCGCAGGAGTCGTATCGGATTACCAAACTGCAGTTCGACAACGGCACCGGTTCGGAACTCGATCTGCGCCAGTCGCAAACGGTCGTCGAAACCGCGAGCGCGAACCTGCAGTCGCAGATGCGTTTGCGGGCGCAGGCCGACAACGCGCTGGCGCTGCTGATCGGTGAGCCGTTGCCGGCTGATCTGGCGCCAGGTCTGCCGCTGAGCGACCAGAGTCTGCTCACGGATATTCCAGCGGGCTTGCCGTCCGATCTGCTGACGCGTCGTCCGGACATCATGGAAGCCGAGGAGAATCTGCTCGCGGCCAACGCGAACATCGGCGCGGCGCGCGCGGCGTTCTTCCCGAAGGTCACGCTGACGGGCAGCGTCGGCACGCTGAGTCCCACACTCGGCGGCCTGTTCAAGCCGGGCTCGGCGGCGTGGAGTTTCGCGCCGTCGATCACGCTGCCGATCTTCGAGGGCGGGCAGAATATCGCCAACCTGAACCTCGCCAACATCGAGAAGAACGTGCAGATCGCCACGTATGAAAAGGCGATCCAGACGGCCTTCCGGGAAGTGGCGGACGGACTGGCCGCGCGCGGCACGTACGACGAGCAGATCGCCGCGCTTGAGCGGGATACCGCGGCCGAGCAGCGCCGGCTGGATCTGTCGACCCTCCGTTACAAGAGCGGTGTCGACAGCTATCTGTCGGTGTTGACCGCGCAGACTGCTCTGTATGTGGCGCAGCAGGCGCTGGTTACCGCGCGCATGGAGCGTCTGCAGAACCTGGTCACGCTGTATCAGGCGCTCGGCGGCGGCTGGATCGAGCACAACGGCGAGCAGCCGCGTCCCGCCGACGCACCGGTCGACTACGGTGCGGCGAGCGCGCCGGTTGCGGCATCGGCGGCGAGCGCGGGGTAA